In one Serinus canaria isolate serCan28SL12 chromosome 2, serCan2020, whole genome shotgun sequence genomic region, the following are encoded:
- the DCLK3 gene encoding serine/threonine-protein kinase DCLK3 encodes MPAAAPPPLHPAAGACCHCPGHQGLLDHSPRNAGSKVKERKLHGTCPPVGRGNYEKPCLGESSHRSSFFSPHNGFHTIHSEHSPVKPRIITVVKPGGRTLRRITLLLNRRSVQTFEQLMADISEALGFPRWKNDRVRKLYNLRGREIRSVSEFFREGDAFIAMGKEPLTLKDLEVVLQELYPENPYAATAAIQTNEEQSQKLKSRLYDKASKVDSSFDETEMTKNCSDGLSSQLVAGHEGKSQAKTKQEEKMRTKKKWTRESWGGEHGVKPSRKTRESERYLKHERSSEEGLEESSEGVLRCEKCEQERQAREKLRRERQAEASFENRDLNTGMCQRYLVERNTKVRNNRKSPDTCLEGEEVGWKDNCGRRMWKPLHRIVNEGLEKQKRNTEKESDVEKHENHGKEVVKIRKNAVEGLQLSHEVKEDNGSSCVMNQSGWLKKDTLRDAEKMSKTHREGREGQRAKEETARREGNGTCRESDMTRREKTGERRVNKEDNKTQGLESTSRRHAIKSRTDVEKHYEIGRTIGDGNFAVVKECRHCDSNQIYAMKIVDKSKLMGKEDMMESEILIIRSLSHPNIVSLIEVYETEAEIYLILEYVPGGDLFDAIIESVKFTEHDAAVMITDLCEALVYIHSKNIVHRDLKPENLLVQHNADKSTTLKLADFGLAKQVTKPIFTVCGTPTYVAPEILAEKGYGLEVDMWAAGVILYILLCGFPPFRSQDRDQEELFQIIQLGHYEFLSPYWDNISAAAKDLITRLLIVDPQKRYTARQVLQHPWIRTAGKTNSRNLQREVTINIERHFRAQRRKEVVDEGT; translated from the exons ATGCcggccgccgcgccgcccccgctCCACCCCGCGGCGGGCGCCTGCTGCCACTGCCCGG GACACCAAGGCTTATTGGACCATTCGCCACGCAACGCAGGCTCAAAAGTAAAAGAGAGGAAACTGCATGGGACTTGTCCTCCTGTTGGTCGTGGAAACTATGAAAAACCATGTTTGGGTGAAAGCAGCCACAGGTCCTCATTTTTCAGTCCCCACAATGGTTTTCACACGATACATTCAGAGCACAGTCCTGTGAAGCCAAGGATAATTACAGTGGTGAAACCCGGGGGACGCACGCTCCGGAGGATAACCTTGCTTCTCAACAGGAGATCAGTCCAGACCTTTGAGCAGCTGATGGCTGACATTTCAGAAGCTCTGGGATTTCCTCGTTGGAAGAATGACCGTGTGAGAAAGCTGTACAATCTGAGAGGCAGAGAGATCCGAAGTGTTTCTGAGTTCTTCAGGGAAGGGGATGCATTCATTGCTATGGGGAAGGAGCCCCTCACTTTGAAGGACCTGGAGGTGGTATTACAAGAACTTTATCCTGAAAATCCTtatgctgccactgctgccattcAGACAAATGAGGAGCAGTCCCAAAAACTGAAGAGCAGGCTGTATGACAAGGCCTCAAAAGTAGACAGTAGCTTTGATGAGACAGAAATGACCAAGAACTGCAGCGATGGCTTGTCTTCCCAGCTGGTAGCTGGACATGAAGGAAAAAGTCAAGCCAAGacaaaacaagaggaaaaaatgagaacCAAAAAAAAGTGGACTAGAGAGAGCTGGGGTGGTGAGCATGGAGTGAAACCTTCTAGGAAAACACGGGAAAGTGAAAGGTACCTTAAGCATGAGAGGAGTTCTGAGGAAGGCTTAGAAGAGAGTTCTGAGGGGGTGCTGAGGTGTGAGAAATGCGAACAGGAAAGGCAGGCCAGAGAAAAGTTGCGGAGGGAAAGGCAGGCTGAGGCCTCATTTGAGAATAGAGACTTGAACACAGGCATGTGTCAGAGGTACCTTGtagaaagaaatacaaaagtCAGGAACAACAGAAAGTCTCCTGACACATGTCTGGAGGGTGAGGAAGTTGGCTGGAAAGATAATTGCGGTAGGAGGATGTGGAAGCCGCTACATAGGATTGTTAATGAAGGGCTGGAGAAGCAAAAAAGGAACACTGAGAAAGAAAGCGATGTGGAGAAGCATGAAAACCATGGGAAGGAAGTAGTAAAAATCAGGAAGAATGCTGTAGAAGGGCTCCAGCTATCTCATGAAGTGAAGGAGGATAATGGAAGTAGCTGTGTAATGAACCAAAGTGGATGGCTAAAGAAAGACACTCTGAGAGATGCTGAGAAAATGTCTAAAACACATagagagggcagagagggacAAAGGGCTAAAGAGGAAACTGCCAGGAGAGAGGGGAATGGCACATGTAGAGAGAGTGACATGACTCGACGAGAAAAAACAGGGGAGCGCAGAGTGAATAAAGAAGACAACAAAACTCAGGGATTGGAAAGCACAAGCCGTAGGCACGCCATTAAAAGCAGAACTGACGTGGAAAAACACTATGAGATTGGCAGAACTATTGGGGATGGGAACTTTGCTGTGGTGAAGGAATGTCGCCACTGTGATTCCAATCAGATCTATGCAATGAAAATTGTTGATAAATCCAAGCTGATGGGGAAGGAGGACATGATGGAAAGTGAAATCCTCATTATTCGGAGTCTCTCTCATCCCAATATAGTAAGCTTAATTGAGGTGTATGAGACAGAAGCTGAGATCTACTTAATCTTAGAGTATGTCCCAGGAGGGGACTTATTTGATGCAATCATAGAAAGTGTGAAGTTCACAGAGCATGATGCTGCTGTCATGATCACTGACCTGTGTGAAGCCCTGGTTTATATTCACAGCAAGAATATTGTCCACAGGGACCTCAAACCAGAGAATCTCTTG GTTCAGCACAATGCAGATAAATCTACTACACTGAAACTGGCAGACTTCGGCCTTGCTAAGCAGGTTACAAAACCCATATTTACTGTCTGTGGAACACCAACGTATGTTGCTCCTGAAATACTTGCTGAGAAGG GCTATGGCCTCGAAGTAGACATGTGGGCAGCTGGTGTGATCCTTTACATCCTGCTCTGCGGTTTTCCCCCTTTCCGCAGTCAGGACCGTGATCAAGAGGAGCTGTTTCAGATCATACAGCTGGGTCACTACGAGTTCCTATCCCCTTACTGGGACAATATTTCTGCAG CAGCAAAAGACCTCATCACCAGGCTGTTGATAGTGGATCCCCAGAAGCGCTACACAGCACGTCAGGTACTTCAGCACCCCTGGATCAGAACAGCCGGGAAAACTAACAGCAGGAATCTGCAGAGGGAAGTGACAATAAACATCGAGCGCCATTTCCGGGCCCAGCGCCGAAAGGAAGTTGTTGATGAGGGCACATGA